A single genomic interval of Lewinellaceae bacterium harbors:
- a CDS encoding von Willebrand factor type A domain-containing protein — MKHFLFLFSFAALLAVTQSSFTTSGAYFITGIVVDADSNEPLIGANVLEKGTQNGTVTDFDGTFKLQIQQQNATLEVSYTGYQNQTIKKVSAGDDIRVEMKVNDAALDEVVVIGYEKKARRLSGRAMKEMPASAPAMYGVVPYNYSGDARENWNTEDYSVITENRFYEVTKEPLSTFSIDVDAASYSNMRRFLKNGQQPPKDAIRIEEMVNYFNYEYPEPEGEHPFEVITEISDCPWQPEHRLVHIGLQGKHIPMDELPASNLVFLIDVSGSMNADNKLPLLQSSFKLLTDQLREQDKVAIVVYAGAAGLVLEPTSGANKQKIKDAIGKLQAGGSTAGGAGIQLAYKVAKDNFVEGGNNRVILATDGDFNIGASSDAEMVRLIEQERESGVFLTVLGFGMGNYKDNKMQQLADKGNGNHAYIDDISEAKKVLVSEFGGTVFTIAKDVKLQIEFNPTKVKGYRLIGYENRVLNNEDFNDDKKDAGELGSGHTVTALYEIIPVGVESPHLASVDELKYQETKVVKDAARSKELCTIKLRYKKPDSVKSQPIDYPVLDKGMELDKSSDNFRWAAAVAEFGLLLRDSEFKGNATYAHAAKLARSAQGKDPNGYRRELIDMIDTMKSLADPEVAGKE; from the coding sequence ATGAAACATTTCTTATTCCTATTCAGCTTTGCGGCCCTGCTCGCCGTTACCCAGAGCAGCTTTACAACATCTGGAGCGTATTTCATTACCGGCATCGTAGTCGACGCCGACAGCAATGAACCCCTGATCGGCGCCAACGTCCTGGAAAAGGGCACTCAAAATGGCACCGTTACCGATTTTGACGGAACGTTTAAACTTCAAATCCAGCAACAAAACGCTACGCTGGAGGTGTCCTACACCGGTTATCAAAACCAAACCATCAAAAAGGTATCCGCCGGGGATGACATCCGGGTGGAGATGAAAGTAAATGACGCTGCGTTAGACGAAGTAGTCGTTATCGGTTATGAAAAGAAAGCAAGGCGCCTCTCCGGCCGGGCTATGAAAGAGATGCCCGCTTCCGCGCCCGCCATGTATGGCGTCGTGCCCTACAACTACAGCGGCGATGCCCGGGAAAACTGGAACACCGAAGACTACAGCGTCATCACCGAGAACCGCTTCTACGAAGTGACCAAAGAACCCCTTTCTACTTTTTCCATCGACGTCGACGCCGCCTCTTACAGCAATATGCGGCGCTTCCTGAAGAACGGCCAGCAGCCACCCAAAGACGCCATCCGCATCGAAGAGATGGTCAACTACTTCAACTACGAATACCCAGAGCCGGAAGGCGAACACCCCTTTGAGGTGATCACCGAGATTTCCGATTGCCCCTGGCAGCCGGAACACCGCCTGGTGCACATCGGCCTGCAGGGCAAGCACATTCCGATGGATGAATTGCCCGCCTCCAACCTGGTCTTCCTCATCGACGTGTCCGGCAGCATGAATGCAGACAATAAATTGCCGCTGCTTCAGTCTTCTTTCAAATTGCTGACTGACCAGTTGCGCGAGCAGGACAAGGTGGCCATCGTCGTCTACGCCGGCGCGGCGGGGCTGGTATTGGAACCCACCTCCGGCGCCAACAAGCAGAAGATCAAGGATGCCATCGGCAAACTGCAGGCAGGAGGCTCAACTGCGGGCGGCGCCGGCATACAGCTGGCCTACAAAGTGGCCAAAGATAACTTCGTGGAAGGCGGCAACAACCGCGTGATCCTGGCCACCGACGGCGACTTCAACATCGGCGCCAGCTCCGATGCCGAAATGGTGCGCCTCATCGAGCAGGAGCGCGAAAGCGGCGTCTTCCTGACCGTGCTGGGCTTCGGCATGGGCAATTACAAGGACAACAAAATGCAGCAACTGGCTGACAAGGGCAACGGCAACCACGCCTATATCGACGACATCAGCGAAGCCAAGAAGGTGCTGGTCTCCGAATTCGGCGGCACCGTCTTCACCATCGCCAAGGACGTCAAGCTGCAAATCGAATTCAACCCCACAAAAGTCAAAGGCTACCGCCTCATCGGCTACGAGAACCGCGTGTTGAACAACGAAGATTTCAACGACGACAAAAAGGACGCCGGCGAGCTCGGCTCCGGCCATACGGTGACGGCCTTGTACGAGATCATCCCCGTGGGCGTAGAAAGCCCCCACCTGGCCAGCGTGGATGAGCTGAAGTACCAGGAAACAAAAGTGGTTAAGGACGCCGCCAGGTCTAAAGAACTCTGCACCATCAAATTGCGCTACAAGAAGCCCGACAGCGTAAAGAGCCAACCGATCGACTACCCAGTGCTGGACAAAGGCATGGAGCTGGACAAATCCAGCGACAATTTCCGCTGGGCCGCCGCCGTAGCCGAATTCGGCCTGCTGCTCCGCGATTCTGAGTTCAAAGGCAACGCCACCTACGCCCACGCTGCTAAACTGGCCCGCAGCGCCCAGGGCAAAGACCCCAACGGCTACCGCCGCGAGCTGATCGACATGATCGACACCATGAAGAGCCTGGCGGACCCGGAAGTGGCGGGGAAGGAGTAA